From the genome of Manduca sexta isolate Smith_Timp_Sample1 chromosome 14, JHU_Msex_v1.0, whole genome shotgun sequence, one region includes:
- the LOC119188487 gene encoding uncharacterized protein LOC119188487, with product MSEGDVSLIRDEDLLRRMWQQTEDFSRKKEIRAHMYRLREERLRNLYSPDYASDGKDLKELSNAGWNVESENRTTDDGHTHVKSVHANIEGRYDVEGGKGQFAAVDHHKQAVTEYQDENSSLKRNESSSNTAAHEQVVRRTDDGTHSRPLPAPVPAPSTSKYRPKTKQCHIQTTTTNEPLTLTAMNN from the exons ATGTCTGAAGGAGACGTGTCACTAATTCGTGACGAGGACCTTCTGCGCCGTATG TGGCAGCAGACCGAGGATTTTTCCCGCAAGAAAGAAATCCGCGCCCACATGTACCGCCTGCGTGAGGAACGCTTGCGCAACCTTTATTCGCCGGACTACGCCTCCGACGGAAAAG ACCTGAAGGAGCTCTCGAACGCCGGCTGGAACGTGGAGTCGGAGAACAGAACGACGGACGACGGCCACACCCACGTCAAGTCCGTGCACGCCAACATCGAGGGCCGATACGACGTCGAAGGCGGCAAAGGTCAGTTCGCAGCCGTTGACCATCACAAGCAGGCGGTCACCGAGTACCAGGACGAGAACAGCAGTCTGAAGCGCAACGAGAGCTCGTCCAACACGGCGGCGCACGAGCAGGTGGTGCGCCGCACCGATGACGGGACACACTCTCGTCCACTACCAGCTCCAGTTCCAGCTCCAAGTACCAGCAAGTATCGACCAAAAACGAAACAGTGCCATATTCAAACGACTACAACCAACGAACCCTTGACTCTAACCGCAATGAACAACTAA